One Methylomarinovum tepidoasis DNA window includes the following coding sequences:
- the hemB gene encoding porphobilinogen synthase — translation MDKYSLRYPSHRPRRMRRDAFSRRLMREHLLTAADLIWPVFVCEGESVREPVPSMPGVERLSLDQLLREAEALAALKVPAIALFPVVPAEKKSDDAREAWNPDGLVQRSVRALKRALPELGIITDVALDPFTSHGQDGLIDASGYVLNDETVAVLVRQALSHAEAGADVVAPSDMMDGRIGAIRTALEENGFPLTRILAYSAKYASHFYGPFRDAVGSAANLGGANKFTYQMDPANGDEALREVALDLEEGADMVMVKPGLPYLDVVRRVKETFRVPTFAYQVSGEYAMLKAAGRNGWLDERKTVLESLLAFKRAGADGILTYYARDVAAWLREDPLAESIWE, via the coding sequence ATGGATAAATATAGCCTACGTTATCCCAGCCATCGTCCCCGGCGTATGCGCCGCGACGCGTTCAGCCGCCGGCTGATGCGCGAGCACCTGCTGACCGCCGCCGACCTGATCTGGCCGGTGTTCGTGTGCGAGGGTGAGAGCGTCCGCGAGCCGGTCCCCTCCATGCCCGGGGTCGAGCGCCTCAGCCTCGACCAGCTGCTGCGGGAGGCCGAGGCGCTGGCGGCCCTGAAGGTGCCGGCCATCGCCCTGTTTCCGGTGGTGCCGGCGGAAAAGAAGTCCGACGACGCTCGCGAGGCTTGGAATCCCGACGGTCTGGTGCAGCGCAGCGTGCGCGCCCTGAAACGGGCCCTGCCGGAACTGGGGATCATCACCGACGTCGCCCTCGATCCCTTCACTTCCCACGGTCAGGACGGCCTGATCGACGCCTCCGGTTACGTGCTCAACGACGAAACCGTCGCCGTGCTGGTGCGTCAGGCCCTGTCCCACGCCGAGGCCGGGGCCGATGTCGTCGCCCCTTCGGACATGATGGACGGCCGTATCGGCGCCATCCGTACCGCCCTGGAGGAAAACGGCTTTCCCCTGACCCGGATTCTGGCCTATTCGGCCAAGTACGCCTCCCACTTCTACGGGCCGTTCCGCGATGCGGTGGGTTCGGCGGCCAACCTGGGCGGCGCCAACAAGTTCACCTACCAGATGGATCCGGCCAACGGCGACGAGGCCCTGCGCGAGGTGGCGCTGGATCTGGAGGAGGGCGCCGACATGGTGATGGTCAAGCCGGGCTTGCCCTATCTGGACGTGGTCCGGCGGGTGAAGGAGACCTTCAGGGTGCCGACCTTCGCCTATCAGGTCAGCGGCGAATACGCCATGCTCAAGGCGGCGGGCCGAAACGGCTGGCTCGACGAACGCAAGACCGTGCTCGAATCCCTGCTGGCCTTCAAGCGCGCCGGGGCTGACGGCATTCTGACGTATTATGCCAGGGACGTAGCGGCCTGGCTGCGGGAAGATCCGCTGGCGGAAAGCATTTGGGAGTGA
- the aroE gene encoding shikimate dehydrogenase: protein MPEPDRYAVFGHPIGHSKSPQIHRLFAEQTGEALVYTAQDVPPECFATALRTFRAGGGAGLNCTVPLKEQAFEAAQVLTERARLSGAVNTLWWDRDDILHGDNTDGVGLVRDLTVNLEVALTGKRVLLLGAGGSARGVLGPLLAERPGEIVIANRTVSRAEELARRFAALGQVAACGFAALAGRRFDVVINATSASLQGALPPLPDDLLAPGAVCYDLMYADVPTAFVRWGLDHGAGLSVDGLGMLVEQAAEAFRIWRGVRPQTAPVIACLRR, encoded by the coding sequence ATGCCTGAACCGGACCGTTACGCTGTCTTCGGCCATCCCATCGGCCACAGCAAATCGCCCCAGATCCACCGGCTTTTCGCCGAACAGACCGGCGAGGCGCTCGTCTACACCGCCCAGGACGTGCCGCCGGAATGCTTCGCCACTGCGCTGCGGACCTTCCGCGCCGGCGGCGGCGCCGGGCTCAACTGCACGGTTCCCTTGAAGGAGCAGGCCTTCGAGGCGGCACAGGTGCTCACCGAGCGGGCCCGCCTGAGCGGGGCGGTGAACACCCTGTGGTGGGACCGGGACGATATCCTGCATGGCGACAATACCGACGGCGTCGGTCTGGTGCGCGATCTGACCGTGAACCTGGAAGTGGCGCTGACCGGAAAACGGGTGCTGCTGCTGGGGGCGGGAGGATCGGCCCGGGGCGTTCTGGGGCCGCTGCTGGCCGAGCGACCGGGGGAGATCGTCATCGCCAACCGTACCGTTTCCCGGGCCGAGGAATTGGCGCGGCGCTTTGCCGCCCTGGGACAGGTGGCGGCGTGTGGCTTTGCCGCACTGGCGGGACGCCGCTTCGATGTGGTGATCAACGCCACTTCCGCCAGCCTGCAGGGGGCATTGCCGCCGTTGCCGGATGACCTGCTGGCGCCCGGGGCGGTCTGCTACGATTTGATGTACGCCGATGTCCCGACGGCGTTCGTGCGCTGGGGCCTCGATCACGGCGCCGGTCTCAGCGTCGACGGCCTGGGAATGCTGGTGGAGCAGGCGGCGGAAGCCTTCCGCATCTGGCGCGGGGTCAGGCCGCAAACGGCACCGGTCATCGCCTGCCTGCGCCGGTGA